A window of Deferribacter autotrophicus genomic DNA:
TGATGGTGTTCATCTTGGTGTCAAGGATATTCCGGCAAAAGTAGTCAAAGAAAAATATCCTAATTTAATTATTGGTTATTCTTGCAATACCGAATCTGATATACGTTATGCAAACGACATACCTGCGGATTACATCGGGATAGGTCCTGCTTTTCAAACAAATACTAAGGAAGATTTAAGACCTGTTTTAAGCAAGGACGATTATATCAATCTTATCAAAAAAGCAAATATGCCTGCTGTTGCCATAGGTGGAATAAAAGGGGATAATATTTCCAATTTTAATAACATAGAAATAGATGGTTTTGCCATAAGCTCTTATATATGCGCTTCAAAAAAACCATTTGAAAAAGTAAAAGAAATCTTGAGTTTCTATAATGGATGAAAAAAGTTTAATAAAAAAACTTCGTAACCTGTCAAAAGACAAATCAATATCATTGAATCTTACTGATGATGCTGCAGTTTTACAAGATTTTATCATTTCAAAAGATATACTTATCGAAAACGTACATTTCATTTATAGAAATAATCTGAATGATATAATCCTCAAAGCCGTCACCTCAAATGTTAGCGACATAGCTGCAATGGGAGCAGAGGCTAAATATCTTTTACTGGGACTTGGCTTACCCGATTATATTGATGATGCTGACCTTTTAAAAGCTTTGGAGAAAGCACTTGACCATTATAAGCTCGATCTAATTGGTGGTGACCTTTCAAAATCAGCATTACTTTTCATCTCTGTTACAATCATTGGGAGAAAAAACAAATTTTTACTTACAAGAAAAGGAGCAAAACCCGGAGATATAGTTTTTGTATCTCGCCCTCTTGGAAAATCCATTTATTACTTAAACAAAGAACTGGGAGGAGATTTCGTTACAGAACATTATCATCTTGAAGCTGAAGTAGAGCTCGGTAAGTTTCTGGGGACTTTACCTTTTGTTACAAGTTGTACAGATATTAGTGACGGACTTGGAGTAGATTTGGCATCTATTGCTGATACAAGCAAAGTAAAAATTATAATTGATAAAAATAAAATACCTGTTGCTGAAAACATTTCAGTATCAACAGATGAAATTTTGAAATCTGGCGAAGAATATGCACTCACTTTTACCATCGATAAAAAATATTATGAAACGTTCTTAAAAATTGTTCCGAAAAAAGTTTATGAAATAGGTATTGTAGAAAAAGGCTCAGGAGTTTTCTTGAAAACTGAAAAAGATTTTCTTGAAATATCCCTATACGGATACCTACACAAAACATAAAAAGGGGATTATCCCCCCTTCTAAATTTTCTACATTTTGCTTAAAGCATCCCTTGCTGCAAACATATAAGTGTTATCAGAAGGTTTTGCAGCCAATTCGGGATGCGTAGCATATTGATACTTCATAATATCTTCGATGGTGGCTCCCATTTGGATTGCAAAAGAGATAAAATCCACATTGTTAGCAGTGCAATGCCCCTTTCTCAACACCGAACCACCAATTAATTTTCCTGTTTTTCTGTCAAAAACCAATTTCGTCTTAATTTTATCCACTCCATCCATCATCGGATACATATCTAAAACTTCAGATTCACCTACAACAATATCCAGCCCCTCTTTTTCAGCCATTTTTTGAATTAATCCGGCAGAGCCAAAACTATATTCAAAAGCAGTGGATGCGTTTGCATTTATTACACCAGGAAAAATTACATTTTTACCTTGGATATTGGCTCCTACAACCTTACTCATAAAAACAGCATTTGTGCCAAACTCACCCCTAGTAGGCTTTTTGGTAATAAAAGATTTCTTCTCAGCACAATCTCCCGCAGCAAAAATATTTTCCACACTTGTTCTTAAATAATCATCGGTCACAACACCAAATTTTGAAACTTCTATACCTGATTTTTCAGCCAATTCGGTATTTGGAACAACACCAACCGAAACAATGACAAAATCAGCATCAATTCTCTCACCATTTTCCAAAATAACCTGTTTTACTTTCCCTTCACTACCCGCAAACTCAACAACTTTTGCTCCTGTCATCACGTTTATACCTTTTTCTTTTACATGATTTTCTATTATCTCGGCAAAGTCATCATCCATAGTGGCTAACAATATATGAGGTAACATCTCCACTATCGTCACATCAAGACCCAATTTTTTTAACACCACAGCAACTTCAACACCAATATATCCACCACCTACAACAACACATTTCTTATATTCTTTTGCATATTTTCTCAGCCTTTCCAAATCTGCTTTCGAACGTACTGATGTTATATTATCCAAATCAATCCCCGGAATGGGTAGGATAATAGGTTTTGAACCTGTAGCCAAAAGAAGATAATCATAATTAAATTTTTGCCCCTTTTCAGTTACAACGAAATTCTCCTCTTTATTTATTTCGACTACAGTATCAATAACAAGCTTTGCTCCAAATTCAGTAATAAGAGAATCAGAAATACAATATTTTTCCACCGGTTTTTTATCAACTATTCCATAAGGAACAGAACACCTGTTTACATTAATTTCTTCATCTTTTATTAACACCACATCATACTCTTTTTTCGCTGCATACAAAGAATGAACAACCACTCTTCCAGCAGGGCCACCACCCACGATTACAACTTTTTCCATTTTGACCTCCATGTTTATTTATTCATATATGCGCATATTGGAATATACTTCTTTCGATAATTTTTCAAAGTGTTTTTACATGTGTTTTAAATTTTCCCACTACATTATTTCATCTTTTTTTATTTCATATTTATAACTTTCAAAAACCGGCTTTGTAATATGCTTTAAATCCCTAAAAGTCCAGTTAAGATCAATTATAAATCCGCCAAAATCTTTATTTTTTAACAAATTATCTAACTTGCTTGTTTTCAATAAGTATTTAATATCTTTTCCATATTTCTTAAACATCTTAGATTTACGTTTTTCATAATCTTTGTAACGTAAACTATTAAGCTCACCATTTTGTAAAATTATAAACATATAAAATTTATTGTCATCACAGATATCTTTCCCTTCACATTCCAGCGAGGTTGTAAAACCTATCCCTTTTTCCTGCACCTTTAAACCGGTTAATTTAATATTTTCATAGACAGACAAAAGCTCGGCCACATATATCGATTTCAATTCCCTTCCATAATCGGATTCTGGCTGCCATATATATTTCAATTTATAAGGGTCAGTTTTAGATACACAAGATATTAAAAATATCAGGAACAAAAATAAAATCCTTTTCATAAGATAACTCCTTTTCTATTTTCTTTTTTTCTTTTATAATTATACCATGAAAATCGCTATGATTGCAGCTTCATTATACACAATTACATTTTGCCTGTTAATACTTTTTGAAAATAACAAATTTTGCAATTTAATATTAGACAAAATAAAATTGGTTTACTTAGGCTTTTCTACTAAAAATTTAAAAGGGATTTTTGTAGGAATCATTTGGGCGTTTTTTGATGGATTTTTAACAGGCTGGATAATCTATTACCTTATCAATATATTTGATTGAGGAAGCAAAAGCTTCCTCAATCAATTCCCATGGAGGCCTAATAGCTGTCTTAAAGCATGTCGGCCAATATTTGGATTCTCTTTTAATCTCCTTCTGGAATAAGGAAGCCAATCCTTTCCAAAAGGTACATATACTCTAAGTCTATGACCAGCAGATACAATAATTTCCCTTAACTCTTCGTCCACACCTAAAAGCATTTGAAACTCATACTCATCCTTTTTGTAATCATATTTTTCGATAAGGCGTAATGCTTCAAATACAAGTTTCTCATCATGAGTTGCAATCCCTACATAAGCTCTCTTTTGAAACAGTTTCTCTAAACAATAAGTATAATTTCTGTTAATTATATACGGATCCTTATATGCAATTTTTCTCGGTTCATTGTATATCCCTTTACACAATCTGAAATTCAATGGGCCATCAGACAGTTTTTCAATATCATCAGGAGTTCTTCTCAAATAAGCCTGTAAAACGGTACCCACATGTCCTGGGAACTCTTCACGTAATTTTCTATAAAATTCAAGGGTGTCATCTGTACATGGGGAGTCTTCCATATCTATCCTAACAAAGTTGTTTAACGATTTTGCATGTGCCACGATTTCTCTGATATTGTCAAAAGCAAATTGCTTATCAAGGAGAAGCCCCATTTGAGTTGGTTTAAGGGATAAATTTGCATCAAGTCCTTCTTTATCTATGGTATCTAGTATTTCAATACATCTCTCTTTAAAATATTTTGCTTCATCCTTAGTACTAATAAACTCACCAAGTATATCAATTGTAGCCATCATGTTTTTATTATTCATTTCATGTGTAACTTTAACTGCATCGTAAAGATTTGGACCTGCAATATAACTTTTTGCAAAAAGGCCCACAATGGGGCCTGGTATATACATAATTGATTTAGAAATGAGAAAATTCAACAATCCCATCTTTATTCCTCACTCATAAAAGGATATCTGTAGTCTTCAGGAGCATCAAAATTCTCTTTAACTGTTCTTGGAGTCACCCATCTAATAAGGTTCAAATAGCTACCTGCTTTATCATTTGTACCGGAAGCACGACTACCACCAAAAGGCTGCTGTCCTACTACGGCACCTGTCGGTTTATCATTTACATAGAAGTTACCTGCAGCATACTCAAGTTTTTCAAGGGCAACACTAACAGCTTTTCTATCTTCTCCAAAAATTGCTCCAGTCAAACCATAAGGTGATGTACTGTTACACAACTCCAATGTTTCTTCATATTTATCATCATCATACACATACACAGTCAATACAGGACCAAAAATTTCTTCTTCCATCAGTTTAAACTTAGGATTTGTGGTTTCAACCAGGGTTGGTTCAATAAAATAACCCACAGATTTATCGCAACCACCGCCAACAATTATTTCAGCTTCATTAGACTCTTTAGCATAATCTATATAAGATTTAATATTTTCAAATGCTGCCTCATCAATTACGGCGTTGAAGAAATTTGTAAAATCTTCTGGATTACCAATTTTGATAGATTTAATCTCTTCAACCATCAATTCTTTTACATCTTTCCAGAGTGATTTAGGTATGTATGCTCTTGATGCAGCAGAACACTTCTGTCCTTGATATTCGTAAGCACCTCTTACAAGCGCTGTAACAAGTTTTTTAACATCTGCACTGCTATGAGCAAAAACAAAGTCTTTACCACCAGTCTCACCAACAATTCTTGGATAATATTTATAATTTTTGATATTTTCACCCACTACTTTCCACATGTTTTGAAATACTTCTGTACTTCCAGTGAAATGGATTCCTGCAAGGTTTGGATCTTTCAATACAAGATTACCCACAACAGAACCAGGACCAGGGATAAAGTTGATAACTCCATCAGGAAGCCCAGCTTCTTTTAATAGTTTCATAATAAAATAAGGAGCATACACTGCAGTAGATGCTGGTTTCCAAACAACTACATTACCCATAATAGCAGGCGCTGTAGGTAAATTACCACCGATTGATGTAAAGTTAAATGGAGTCACTGCAAAGATAAACCCTTCAAGTGGTCTATGTTGTACATAATTCCATGTTGGTTTTGGAGAATATGGAGGCTGGTCTGTATAAATTTGCTGCATAAAATATGTGTTAAATCTCCAAAAATCTATTAATTCACACGCAGAGTCAATCTCAGCTTGAAAAACGTTTTTACTAGCTGAAAGCATTGTAGCTGCATTGAGAATATATCTATATTTTCCAGCTAACAATTCAGCAGCTTTCAAAAATATTGCTGCTCTTTCTTCCCATCTAAATTTCTGCCACTCTTTCCAAGCTTCAAGAGCAGCTTCAATTGCCATTTTCACTTCTTTTTCGCCAGCTTGATGATATTCAGCCAAAACATGCCCGTGATCATGAGGACAAACAACTTTTGCAAGTTTACCAGTTCTTACTTCTTTACCACCAATAATTAATGGTATCTCGATTTTCTGGCTTTTTAACTCGTTGATTGCTTCTTTTAATAACTCTCTCTCTTTAGTTCCAGGAGCATAACTATAAACTGGTTCGTTTTCCGGATAAGGTATCTTAACGATACTGTTGTTAAACAGGAACATAGTCCACCTCTCTTTTAAATTTTATAGTTCATTATATCAAAATAAAAAATAAATTTCAATATTTTGAACATACTTTTTAAAAAATTTTTTTATTTTTCGCATATTAAAAAGGCGGCAATAATTGCCGCCTTTTTTACATACCAAGATAAGCTTTTTTTACTTCTTCATTATTCAGGAGAGCTTTTGCATCATCTTCCATGATTATACGTCCTGTTTCCATCACATAGCCTCTGTGGGCAATGGAAAGGGCAAGATGTGCATTTTGCTCAACAAGGAGTATCGTTGTCCCTTGAGAGTTAATCTCTTTGATAATTTCAAAAATATTTTCTACAATAATCGGTGCTAGACCAAGACTTGGTTCATCCAAAAGCAAAAGCACAGGCCTACTCATCAAAGCCCTACCAATGGCAAGCATCTGCTGTTCACCACCGGAAAGAGTTCCGCCAAGCTGATTTTTTCTTTCTTCCAGTCTCGGGAAAAGCTCATATACCTTTTTTAAATCTTTTTCTACTTCAACCTTATCCTTTCTCAAATATGCACCCATCAAAAGATTTTCGTAAACTGTCAAATTAGCGAAAATCTGTCTACCTTCAGGCACTTGAATAATACCTTTTGCAACAATTTTATCAGCAGATAAGTTTGTTATATCTTCATTTAAAAACGTAATTTTTCCAGCAGCTGGCTTTAAAATACCAGAAATTGTGTTTAATGTTGTTGTTTTACCAGCTCCATTTGCACCAATAATCGTAACAATCTCGCCTTCCTTAATATGAAGATCAATACCTTTTAAGGCTTCAATATGACCATATTTTGTATGAACTTTTTCAAGCTTAAGCATTTGCAACCTCTTTACCAAGATATGCTTCAATAACTTTTTTATTATTACGTATTTGCTCAGGTAAACCTTCGGCAATCTTTTTACCGTAATCTAACACTACAATCCTATCAGAAATTCCCATCACCATTTTCATATCATGTTCAATTAAAAAAATCGTTTTATTTAAATCTTCTCTAATCTTTTCAATCAATCTCATTAAATCAGTAGTCTCTTGAGGGTTCATACCTGCTGCAGGTTCATCTAAAAGTAATAGCTCAGCTCCTGTAGCAAGTGCCCTTGTAATCTCTAACTTCCTTTGCTCACCATAAGGAAGATTTTCAGCTTTTTCATCCTTTTTCCCTAATAAACCCATATAGTCTAGAAATTCCTCAGCCTTCATAACAGTTTTCTTTAATTCACGATAGAAATAGGGTAAGCGCAAAACTGAATGAAAAACATTCAATTTTCTGCGACAATGCATAGCAAGTATTACATTTTCTAAAACTGTTAACTGCTTAAACAACCTGATATTTTGGAATGTTCTTGCAATCCCAAGCTTTGTGATTTCATGTGGTTTATACTTGTTTAATAATTTCCCTCTAAATAATATTTCACCACTTGTTGGTGTGTAAACTCCTGTAACTACATTGAAAATAGTTGTCTTCCCAGCACCATTGGGCCCTATCAAACTCATGATTTCATTTTCTTTAATTTCAAAACTTACATCATCAACAGCTTTTAAACCACCAAAATACATACAAACATTTTTTAATTCTAATATAACATTACTCATGGCAGCCTCTTAAACATTTACTCTAATTTTACCAAACAGCCCTTGAGGCCTAAAAACCATCATAACAATTAAAACTACACCGTAGGTTACCATCCTATATTCAGAAGCAAATCTTAACAATTCAGGAACAGTACTCAAAACAATAGCACCTGCTGCAGCCCCAGTAATACTACCCATCCCACCAAGTACAAGCATACACAACTGCTCTATTGATTTCATAAACCCAAAATCGTTTGGATTGATATATGTTAGAAAATGTGCATACAAAGAACCACCTAATCCTGCAAATGCAGAACCTATTGCAAATGCTAAAATTTTATAGCGAGCAATATTTACCCCCATCATCTCAGCAGCAATCTCATCCTCTCTGATACTTCTAAGTGCTAATCCATGCATAGAATTTTCAAAACGATACATAAAAATTATTCCAACAATAACGGCAACAAGAGCTATAATAAATGTTGTATACTGAGGTATAGCATAAAGTCCTAAAGCTCTTCCAGCAAACGGAGTATTTAAAATAACAACACGAACAATCTCTCCAAATCCCAGTGTTGCAATCGCCAAATAATCACCTCTTAATCTCAATATAGGAATACCGAGCAATGCTCCCATCACACCGGCAAATAGAGTACCAAAGGACACGCACACCCAAAAAGGCATGTTTAATTTTAATGCCAACAGAGCAGAACTATAAGCACCAAGACTCATAAACGCAGCATGACCTAAAGAAAGCTGCCCTGTCACACCTGTAATTAAATTGAGTCCAAGAACAATAACTATATTAATACATGTCATTGTAGCTATTTGCAGAAAATAATCATTCTGTAAAAATGATAACAAATCCATAAGCTTCCCTCTATACCTTCTCTTTTGCAGTAGAGCCAAATAGCCCAGTAGGCTTTACAATCAAAATAAAGATTAATATACCAAATGCAATTGCATCTCTAAATGATGGAGATATAAAAGCAACTCCAAGCACTTCAGCCAATCCTAAAACAATACCACCAAACATAGCACCTGGAATACTTCCAATTCCACCTAAAACAGCTGCAACAAAAGCCTTTAATCCAAAAAGTAATCCCATCATCGGATCAATAGCGGTGTAGTAAGTTCCTACTAAAACACCTGCTGCAGCAGCCAGTGATGAACCAATTGCAAAAGTAAAGCTTATCACTTTATCAGGGTTAATCCCCATAAGTCTTGCAGCATTTAAATTTTGGGATACTGCTCTCATAGCAATACCCATTTTTGTATTGTGAACTATATAATAAAGGCCGTACATTAAGCCAATTGAAACCAAAATTATAAACATTTGCAATAATGAAACTGAAATATCACCTACAGTAAAAGTAATATTTGGAAAAAGCTTTGGATATGCTTCCCTTTGTGGGCCATTAATTAAAACAACTGTATTTGATATAATAATCGAAGCACCAATAGCACTAATTAACGCAGAAATTCTTGAAGAGTTTCTCAATGGTTTGTACGCAACCTTTTCTACTAAAACACCCAAAATAGCACTGCCCATCATAGCAAAAACAAGAACAACTACAAAATTTTTAACAAGAACAGTTGCAGCAATAAGTCCTAAGAAAGCACCAACCATATAGATATCGCCATGAGCAAAATTAATCAGCTTAATAATTCCATAAACCATAGTATAACCAAGAGCAATAAGAGCATAAACACTACCAACTGTTAAACCATTCAATAGCTGTTTAATAATTATCTCTAACAATGATGCCTCCTAACAAAGAAATAGCCGCCATTCGGCGGCTTTTTTTTTATTGTAACTAAATTAACTTTTATTCATTAAGGAGTTTGAAATAATATTTTCCATCCTTTTTGTCAACCATTTGAATGAATGGAACCTTCTTTGCATTACCTTCTTTGTCAAAGCTCATCTTTCCACTAACACCCATAAAATCTTTTGTTGCAGCAAGTGCATCTCTCATTTTAATTCTTTGTTTTACATCAGTACAGCTTGTAAGACCTGCCTTCTTCATTGCATTTACAAGAAGGTAAACTGCGTCATACCCTTGAGCAGAAAACATGTCCGCTTCTTTACCTCTTTCTTTCATCTTTTTCACAAAATTCTGAACATTTTCAGCCTTTGCTTGAGGAGAAAAACCAGCATAAACAATTGAACCCAATACTGAATCACCACCAACTTTCCAGAGATCTGGAGCAAGAAGACCATCACCACCTACCATAGGAGCTTTAAGACCTTGTTTTCTTGCTTCAAGCATAATTAATGAACCTTCTGGATAGTAACCTGTAAAAATAATAGCATCAGGATTATGTGGCTTGATAGCTGTGATTTGAGCTGAGAAATCTGTATCACCATCGGAAACTGTCTGCTCAACTACAATATTAGCACCATATTTTTTAGCAGCATCTTTAAATATTCCTGACAAACCAACACTATAATCATTATTAACTGATGTTATCAATGCAAAATTTTTCCATCCAAATTTATCCATGATAAATTTAAGTGTAGCTGGAGCACCATCGCTATCAAGCAATGTGTCTCTGAAAACAAAAGGTTTACCATCTGTTACACCTTTTGCTGTAGCACCAGCAGAAATTAATATAACCTTTGCTCTGTTAGCAATAGGTCCGATAACGAATGTAGCTCCTGAAGTAGGCTCACCAATAATTGCACATACTCTATCTCTGTTTATCAATCTTTGAGTTGCAGCTGCCGCTTCAGCTTTATCACCTCTATCGTCATAGTGAACAACTCTTAACCTCTTACCATTTACACCACCTGCAGCATTAATTTCATCAACTGCAAGCATAATTCCATCAAGTGTTTTAGTACCATAAACAGCAAGGTTACCTGTTTCAGGACCTACTACACCGATGGTAAGCTCTTTACTTTTTGCGAAAAGTGAGAAAGAAATTACTAAAACAAAACTCAATATTAATAACAATAATTTCTTCATACATCCTCCTCGTTTAGTTTTTTAAGTGTTTAAAATTGTGAACTATAACTTATTTTAAAATATGCTGATTGTCAATTATTTTTTTATTATATGCCCAACCAACCTCTATTTCTATAACCCTGTTCTATTAATAGTTTAGTTTTAACCTACAATAAATTATTTAAGATATGAAAAACCGAATTAAGTTTTATTGAATTTTATTAAATAATAATAAAAATTGCTTGACTTATTTCATTTTGTTTTATAAATTGAACATATGACGATTGGCAAAAAAGTACAAGAGTTAAGACAGAAGAAACAACTAACATTAAGACAGCTCAGTAAATTATCAGGTTGTTCACTTGGTTTTTTATCTCAGGTAGAAAGAGATTTGGTTTCTCCTACTGTCTCATCTTTAAAAAAAATAGCCGATGCCCTCGAAGTAAGTATAATGCACTTTTTTGATCAACCCACAAGACATCAAAAAGTAGTTGTTAGAAAAGATGAACGCAACAAATTGGTAAACCCAAAATCTAAAGTAACTTACGAACTTTTAAGACCACAGTTTTCTGATACTGAGCTAGAAGCTCTCTATATGTATCTTGAACCAGGTGCTTACAGTGGTAAAGAACAGCATTCTCATAATGGAGAAGAGTTTGTAATCGTTTTAAAAGGTGAGCTTGAAATTACCGTAGGTGATGAAGTTTTTCATCTTA
This region includes:
- a CDS encoding ABC transporter ATP-binding protein — protein: MLKLEKVHTKYGHIEALKGIDLHIKEGEIVTIIGANGAGKTTTLNTISGILKPAAGKITFLNEDITNLSADKIVAKGIIQVPEGRQIFANLTVYENLLMGAYLRKDKVEVEKDLKKVYELFPRLEERKNQLGGTLSGGEQQMLAIGRALMSRPVLLLLDEPSLGLAPIIVENIFEIIKEINSQGTTILLVEQNAHLALSIAHRGYVMETGRIIMEDDAKALLNNEEVKKAYLGM
- a CDS encoding branched-chain amino acid ABC transporter permease — protein: MDLLSFLQNDYFLQIATMTCINIVIVLGLNLITGVTGQLSLGHAAFMSLGAYSSALLALKLNMPFWVCVSFGTLFAGVMGALLGIPILRLRGDYLAIATLGFGEIVRVVILNTPFAGRALGLYAIPQYTTFIIALVAVIVGIIFMYRFENSMHGLALRSIREDEIAAEMMGVNIARYKILAFAIGSAFAGLGGSLYAHFLTYINPNDFGFMKSIEQLCMLVLGGMGSITGAAAGAIVLSTVPELLRFASEYRMVTYGVVLIVMMVFRPQGLFGKIRVNV
- a CDS encoding NAD(P)/FAD-dependent oxidoreductase, which encodes MEKVVIVGGGPAGRVVVHSLYAAKKEYDVVLIKDEEINVNRCSVPYGIVDKKPVEKYCISDSLITEFGAKLVIDTVVEINKEENFVVTEKGQKFNYDYLLLATGSKPIILPIPGIDLDNITSVRSKADLERLRKYAKEYKKCVVVGGGYIGVEVAVVLKKLGLDVTIVEMLPHILLATMDDDFAEIIENHVKEKGINVMTGAKVVEFAGSEGKVKQVILENGERIDADFVIVSVGVVPNTELAEKSGIEVSKFGVVTDDYLRTSVENIFAAGDCAEKKSFITKKPTRGEFGTNAVFMSKVVGANIQGKNVIFPGVINANASTAFEYSFGSAGLIQKMAEKEGLDIVVGESEVLDMYPMMDGVDKIKTKLVFDRKTGKLIGGSVLRKGHCTANNVDFISFAIQMGATIEDIMKYQYATHPELAAKPSDNTYMFAARDALSKM
- a CDS encoding helix-turn-helix domain-containing protein; translation: MTIGKKVQELRQKKQLTLRQLSKLSGCSLGFLSQVERDLVSPTVSSLKKIADALEVSIMHFFDQPTRHQKVVVRKDERNKLVNPKSKVTYELLRPQFSDTELEALYMYLEPGAYSGKEQHSHNGEEFVIVLKGELEITVGDEVFHLKEGDSAIYKSNLPHSWKNPTNSTTEVIWVNHPPTF
- a CDS encoding ABC transporter ATP-binding protein — encoded protein: MSNVILELKNVCMYFGGLKAVDDVSFEIKENEIMSLIGPNGAGKTTIFNVVTGVYTPTSGEILFRGKLLNKYKPHEITKLGIARTFQNIRLFKQLTVLENVILAMHCRRKLNVFHSVLRLPYFYRELKKTVMKAEEFLDYMGLLGKKDEKAENLPYGEQRKLEITRALATGAELLLLDEPAAGMNPQETTDLMRLIEKIREDLNKTIFLIEHDMKMVMGISDRIVVLDYGKKIAEGLPEQIRNNKKVIEAYLGKEVANA
- the pruA gene encoding L-glutamate gamma-semialdehyde dehydrogenase; the protein is MFLFNNSIVKIPYPENEPVYSYAPGTKERELLKEAINELKSQKIEIPLIIGGKEVRTGKLAKVVCPHDHGHVLAEYHQAGEKEVKMAIEAALEAWKEWQKFRWEERAAIFLKAAELLAGKYRYILNAATMLSASKNVFQAEIDSACELIDFWRFNTYFMQQIYTDQPPYSPKPTWNYVQHRPLEGFIFAVTPFNFTSIGGNLPTAPAIMGNVVVWKPASTAVYAPYFIMKLLKEAGLPDGVINFIPGPGSVVGNLVLKDPNLAGIHFTGSTEVFQNMWKVVGENIKNYKYYPRIVGETGGKDFVFAHSSADVKKLVTALVRGAYEYQGQKCSAASRAYIPKSLWKDVKELMVEEIKSIKIGNPEDFTNFFNAVIDEAAFENIKSYIDYAKESNEAEIIVGGGCDKSVGYFIEPTLVETTNPKFKLMEEEIFGPVLTVYVYDDDKYEETLELCNSTSPYGLTGAIFGEDRKAVSVALEKLEYAAGNFYVNDKPTGAVVGQQPFGGSRASGTNDKAGSYLNLIRWVTPRTVKENFDAPEDYRYPFMSEE
- a CDS encoding branched-chain amino acid ABC transporter permease, whose translation is MLEIIIKQLLNGLTVGSVYALIALGYTMVYGIIKLINFAHGDIYMVGAFLGLIAATVLVKNFVVVLVFAMMGSAILGVLVEKVAYKPLRNSSRISALISAIGASIIISNTVVLINGPQREAYPKLFPNITFTVGDISVSLLQMFIILVSIGLMYGLYYIVHNTKMGIAMRAVSQNLNAARLMGINPDKVISFTFAIGSSLAAAAGVLVGTYYTAIDPMMGLLFGLKAFVAAVLGGIGSIPGAMFGGIVLGLAEVLGVAFISPSFRDAIAFGILIFILIVKPTGLFGSTAKEKV
- a CDS encoding ABC transporter substrate-binding protein yields the protein MKKLLLLILSFVLVISFSLFAKSKELTIGVVGPETGNLAVYGTKTLDGIMLAVDEINAAGGVNGKRLRVVHYDDRGDKAEAAAATQRLINRDRVCAIIGEPTSGATFVIGPIANRAKVILISAGATAKGVTDGKPFVFRDTLLDSDGAPATLKFIMDKFGWKNFALITSVNNDYSVGLSGIFKDAAKKYGANIVVEQTVSDGDTDFSAQITAIKPHNPDAIIFTGYYPEGSLIMLEARKQGLKAPMVGGDGLLAPDLWKVGGDSVLGSIVYAGFSPQAKAENVQNFVKKMKERGKEADMFSAQGYDAVYLLVNAMKKAGLTSCTDVKQRIKMRDALAATKDFMGVSGKMSFDKEGNAKKVPFIQMVDKKDGKYYFKLLNE
- the thiL gene encoding thiamine-phosphate kinase, with product MDEKSLIKKLRNLSKDKSISLNLTDDAAVLQDFIISKDILIENVHFIYRNNLNDIILKAVTSNVSDIAAMGAEAKYLLLGLGLPDYIDDADLLKALEKALDHYKLDLIGGDLSKSALLFISVTIIGRKNKFLLTRKGAKPGDIVFVSRPLGKSIYYLNKELGGDFVTEHYHLEAEVELGKFLGTLPFVTSCTDISDGLGVDLASIADTSKVKIIIDKNKIPVAENISVSTDEILKSGEEYALTFTIDKKYYETFLKIVPKKVYEIGIVEKGSGVFLKTEKDFLEISLYGYLHKT
- the thiE gene encoding thiamine phosphate synthase; its protein translation is MCSKNRPKIANYLKCYIILETDFLKLPLEEFILQCYEAGARAFQLRNKYKTARENYLIGLKIKKILNNKDALFIVNDRVDLAIVLEADGVHLGVKDIPAKVVKEKYPNLIIGYSCNTESDIRYANDIPADYIGIGPAFQTNTKEDLRPVLSKDDYINLIKKANMPAVAIGGIKGDNISNFNNIEIDGFAISSYICASKKPFEKVKEILSFYNG
- a CDS encoding proline dehydrogenase family protein → MGLLNFLISKSIMYIPGPIVGLFAKSYIAGPNLYDAVKVTHEMNNKNMMATIDILGEFISTKDEAKYFKERCIEILDTIDKEGLDANLSLKPTQMGLLLDKQFAFDNIREIVAHAKSLNNFVRIDMEDSPCTDDTLEFYRKLREEFPGHVGTVLQAYLRRTPDDIEKLSDGPLNFRLCKGIYNEPRKIAYKDPYIINRNYTYCLEKLFQKRAYVGIATHDEKLVFEALRLIEKYDYKKDEYEFQMLLGVDEELREIIVSAGHRLRVYVPFGKDWLPYSRRRLKENPNIGRHALRQLLGLHGN